A region of Argentina anserina chromosome 5, drPotAnse1.1, whole genome shotgun sequence DNA encodes the following proteins:
- the LOC126795963 gene encoding guanine nucleotide-binding protein subunit beta-like protein: MGSEGLVLKGTMRAHTDMVTAIAIPIDNSEMIVSASRDKSIILWQLNKDEKAYGVPRRRLTGHSHFVQDVVLSSDGQFALSGSWDGELRLWDLAQGVSARRFVGHTKDVLSVAFSIDNRQIVSASRDRTIKLWNTLGECKYTIQEQDGHSDWVSCVRFSPNTLQPTIVSASWDKTVKVWNLTNCKLRNTLEGHNGYVNTVAVSPDGSLCASGGKDGVILLWDLAEGKRLYSLDAGAIIHALCFSPNRYWLCAATEQSIKIWDLESKSIVEDLKVDLKTEAEKTDDTGIANKKKVIYCTSLNWSADGSTLFSGYTDGVIRVWGIGRY, encoded by the exons ATGGGTTCCGAAGGCTTAGTTCTCAAGGGAACCATGAGGGCTCACACCGACATGGTCACCGCCATCGCCATCCCCATCGACAACTCCGAGATGATCGTCTCCGCCTCCCGCGACAAATCCATCATCCTCTGGCAGCTCAACAAGGACGAGAAGGCCTACGGCGTCCCCCGCCGCCGCCTGACCGGCCACTCCCACTTCGTCCAGGACGTCGTCCTCTCCTCCGACGGCCAGTTCGCCCTCTCCGGCTCCTGGGACGGCGAGCTCCGCCTCTGGGACCTCGCCCAGGGCGTCTCGGCCCGCCGCTTCGTCGGCCACACCAAGGACGTCCTCTCCGTCGCGTTCTCCATCGACAACCGTCAGATCGTCTCGGCCTCCCGCGACCGCACGATCAAGCTCTGGAACACTCTCGGCGAGTGCAAGTACACCATCCAGGAGCAGGACGGCCACAGCGACTGGGTCAGCTGCGTGAGGTTCAGCCCCAACACTCTCCAGCCGACGATCGTCTCGGCGTCGTGGGACAAGACCGTCAAGGTCTGGAACTTGACCAACTGCAAGCTGAGGAACACTCTCGAGGGCCACAATGGCTATGTGAACACCGTCGCCGTGTCGCCTGATGGCTCGCTGTGCGCCAGCGGAGGGAAAGACGGCGTCATTCTGCTGTGGGACTTGGCCGAGGGGAAGAGGCTGTACTCGCTCGACGCCGGTGCGATTATTCACGCTCTCTGCTTCAGCCCCAACAGGTACTGGCTCTGCGCTGCCACTGAGCAGAGCATTAAGATCTGGGATTTGGAGAGCAAGAGCATTGTCGAGGATTTGAAGGTCGATTTGAAGACGGAGGCTGAGAAGACTGATGATACCGGCATTGCCAACAAGAAGAAG GTTATCTATTGTACTAGCTTGAACTGGAGTGCCGATGGAAGCACATTGTTCAGTGGATATACTGATGGCGTCATCAGAGTTTGGGGAATTGGCCGCTACTAG